TAGAGTGTCTTCCTCAAAGATTTGAAATAGCTAATGGAAAAGAAAGATTAAATGGATTGGATATTGAAATCGACGAAGAGACAGGGGAATGTACAAGAATAGATAGAATAAATATGTCTTTATCTCAAATAGAAATATACTAAGGAGTTATAATGAAAGTTGAAGAAATAAAAGTTATTTTTGAAAGTGAAGACATTGAAAAATCTAAAAAGGAAATAGGAGATATTTTTTATGACTTTGGTGCAACAGGTTTAAAAATAGAAGAGCCAATGACTCATAAAAATCCCTTGGATTTCTACAAAAATGAAAAGGATTTTCTTATGGTGGATCACGCTGTATCAGCATATTTTCCATTGAATTTTTATGCTGAAAAAAGAAGAAAGGCAATATTAAATGCCTTTGAAGAAAAGTTTTCCCAAAGGGAAGATGTTATCTATACAGTTGATTTTTATGATTATGAAGAGGAAGATTATCAAAATAGTTGGAAAAAATATTTTTATACTCAAAAAATAAGTAATAGATTTGTAGTAAAACCAACTTGGAGAGATTATGAACCATTGGAAGATGAATTGGTTATAGAAATAGATCCAGGAAGGGCCTTTGGTACAGGAACACATCCAACTACATCACTTTGTATAAAATTAATGGAAGAAAATATAAGTGATCAAGATAGGGTAATAGATGTGGGAACAGGATCAG
Above is a window of Fusobacterium sp. IOR10 DNA encoding:
- the prmA gene encoding 50S ribosomal protein L11 methyltransferase, coding for MKVEEIKVIFESEDIEKSKKEIGDIFYDFGATGLKIEEPMTHKNPLDFYKNEKDFLMVDHAVSAYFPLNFYAEKRRKAILNAFEEKFSQREDVIYTVDFYDYEEEDYQNSWKKYFYTQKISNRFVVKPTWRDYEPLEDELVIEIDPGRAFGTGTHPTTSLCIKLMEENISDQDRVIDVGTGSGILMVAAEKLGAKEIIGTDIDPMAIEVAKENLELNKVSLEKAKAYAGDLISVVKEDKFDVVVANILADVLLILLKDISKVVRKDGLVIFSGIIEDKLEEMKKAIESQGLEILEVKEDKEWRAILMKA